Proteins from a genomic interval of Desulfovibrio piger:
- a CDS encoding exonuclease SbcCD subunit D C-terminal domain-containing protein encodes MRVLHTSDWHLGRSLFGQKRYEEFSAFLDWLARTLQEKEVDVLVVSGDIFDSGTPSNRAQRLYYDFLRQVYLSSCRHVVITAGNHDSPSMLGASREILQVLDVHVVGNLPEDPAEEIKVLRDAQGKVALIVCAVPFLRDADMRLVEEGESSGDKESKMQEAIRRHYAQVLEEAAALRDRLAPDVPLLCMGHLFTAGGQTVDGDGVRDLYVGSLAHVPASIFPPCIDYLALGHLHVPQRVGGMEHMRYSGSPLPMGFGEASQPKSVCLVDFTGRSARVELLPVPEFQKLERVSGSMCEILGRLATLRDSDSSAWLEVVYTGDDLEGSLRQQVETAVAGSGLRVLKIRNARLLDSQPSLDDTGRNLEELSETEVFSRCLAARKIEGAQADLLMRLYGEILTAMHETDSNAE; translated from the coding sequence ATGCGCGTACTTCATACATCGGACTGGCATCTTGGCCGCTCGCTTTTCGGCCAGAAACGCTACGAGGAATTTTCGGCTTTCCTGGACTGGCTTGCCCGTACTTTGCAGGAAAAAGAAGTGGATGTCTTGGTCGTTTCCGGGGACATCTTCGATAGCGGCACGCCCAGCAACAGGGCCCAGCGCCTGTATTATGATTTTTTGCGGCAGGTCTATCTTTCCTCCTGCCGACATGTGGTCATCACTGCAGGCAACCATGATTCGCCGTCCATGCTGGGGGCTTCGCGCGAGATCCTGCAGGTGCTGGATGTCCATGTAGTGGGCAATCTGCCCGAAGATCCCGCGGAAGAAATCAAAGTCCTGCGCGATGCCCAGGGCAAGGTAGCGCTCATCGTCTGTGCCGTTCCCTTCCTGCGCGATGCCGACATGCGTCTGGTGGAAGAAGGGGAGAGCAGCGGCGACAAGGAAAGCAAGATGCAGGAAGCCATCCGCCGGCACTACGCGCAGGTCCTGGAAGAGGCGGCGGCGCTGCGGGACCGTCTGGCACCTGACGTCCCCCTGCTCTGTATGGGCCATCTGTTCACTGCCGGAGGCCAGACCGTTGATGGCGATGGCGTGCGTGATCTCTATGTGGGCTCGCTGGCGCATGTCCCGGCGTCCATCTTCCCGCCGTGCATCGATTATCTGGCTCTGGGCCATCTGCATGTGCCGCAGCGGGTAGGAGGCATGGAGCATATGCGCTACAGCGGCTCGCCCCTGCCCATGGGCTTTGGTGAGGCCTCGCAGCCCAAAAGCGTCTGCCTGGTAGATTTTACCGGGCGCTCGGCCCGTGTGGAGCTGCTGCCTGTACCGGAATTTCAGAAGCTGGAGCGCGTGAGCGGCTCCATGTGCGAGATACTCGGCCGCCTGGCAACACTGCGGGACAGCGACAGTTCCGCCTGGCTGGAAGTTGTCTATACCGGCGATGATCTCGAGGGCAGCCTGCGCCAGCAGGTAGAGACGGCTGTGGCCGGGAGCGGGCTGCGCGTCCTGAAGATCCGCAATGCACGTCTGCTGGACAGCCAGCCAAGCCTGGACGATACGGGCAGGAACCTTGAAGAGCTGAGCGAGACGGAAGTTTTTTCGCGCTGCCTTGCAGCCCGGAAGATAGAAGGCGCCCAGGCCGACTTGCTCATGCGCCTGTACGGCGAGATCCTCACCGCCATGCACGAAACCGACAGTAACGCCGAATAG